The Corynebacterium pseudopelargi genome contains a region encoding:
- a CDS encoding DUF4040 family protein: MTLLYVLALAALAIAVSPLLVKLIDRAAGWPLAGIFLFAAVLLIRQLPDIYDGKALSYQATWVPDLLGPGLGVNFALKADALSVFFALLALLIGAVVFIYSSAYLSKNKGNTSFYTIMTAFTASILMLVLADDAFVLFIAWELVSLASFMLIARSGGTGGELGSQRTLILTFIGGLTMLSALAIAATQTGTTSISGILASDVWAEKPGLSSTIAVLIAVSAFTKSAQFPFHFWLPEAMAAATPVSAFLHAAAVVKAGIYLLMRFSTIFHDNATWNWLLIVVGIVTAVMASLFAIQKSDLKKLTAYSTVSHLGWIVATIGVGTPLALAAALVHTLAHAMFKSSLFMLIGVVDHQTGTRDASRLGSSWRLLPFTFGSVCIAAASMAAVPPTLGFISKEGMLAAFEEAPIGNGPAAILLIAAGIGALFTFTYSARIVCDGFIDGDRDMSETKEAPISLWLPAAIPGVLSLPIVFFVSALDKPISSAVAAVSEDPHTHLALWHGFNVPLAISIAVTVLGVVGIVMRKQIWAALDGRKLAWRSGNELLNTAVRGLAGYGKAVGKMADSLSPTRHLAAMFVLIIALGGTVAIRTLVSGGIDGAAIAPRVEGMDRWSDLVALGIVALALVLLVRTSSRLTGVVLLGVAGMGVTFQMLTLGAPDVALTQLLVEALTVVIMMLVVRQQPETFHPTKPKRRIGAGVMAVLVGLVTFGAAYGLLGRRERTELSLWYLNNGPEITGGDNIVNTILVEFRAFDTLGELTVLGMAAVVIAAVVTSMPRYPFQRGTHPTPFGRARINAIPAQQLLRFLIPALAVVSFLVFMRGHNSPGGGFIAALIFGGALMISYISFPRDQRIVDVYTPAKLTGVGVLLALLSGFIGLIKGSFLYALHGHFAGNHWTTSMIFDVGVYLAVMGMLSMAINVLGSYLRPGMSRKQLTFTKDNSPLQAAPEVSAREDDDPNFPDGKPFEHQTATRPKRGERRKAQTIKQIQKEQAQ; the protein is encoded by the coding sequence GTGACCCTTTTGTATGTTCTAGCGCTAGCCGCGCTCGCGATCGCCGTTTCGCCACTTCTGGTCAAACTGATTGATCGCGCCGCCGGCTGGCCGCTTGCAGGCATCTTCCTTTTTGCAGCCGTGTTATTAATCCGGCAGCTCCCCGACATCTACGACGGCAAGGCGTTAAGCTACCAAGCCACCTGGGTGCCCGACCTGCTCGGCCCTGGCCTTGGGGTGAACTTCGCGCTCAAAGCCGATGCGCTCAGCGTCTTCTTCGCGCTGCTCGCGCTACTGATCGGTGCCGTGGTGTTTATCTATTCTTCGGCCTATTTATCGAAGAATAAGGGCAACACCAGCTTCTACACCATCATGACGGCCTTTACCGCCAGCATCTTGATGCTTGTGCTTGCCGACGACGCCTTCGTGCTCTTTATCGCCTGGGAGCTCGTCTCCTTGGCCTCATTCATGCTGATCGCACGTTCCGGCGGCACCGGCGGCGAGCTCGGCTCCCAGCGCACCTTGATCCTCACCTTCATCGGTGGACTGACCATGCTCAGCGCGCTGGCGATTGCCGCCACCCAAACCGGCACCACCAGCATCTCTGGGATCTTGGCCAGCGATGTCTGGGCCGAAAAACCAGGACTGAGCTCTACCATCGCGGTGCTCATCGCCGTATCGGCCTTTACCAAATCGGCCCAGTTCCCCTTCCATTTCTGGTTGCCAGAAGCCATGGCAGCAGCCACCCCGGTATCGGCATTCCTGCACGCCGCAGCCGTGGTCAAGGCCGGTATTTACCTGCTCATGCGCTTTAGCACCATCTTCCACGACAACGCCACGTGGAACTGGCTGCTGATTGTGGTGGGTATTGTCACCGCCGTGATGGCCTCACTGTTTGCCATCCAGAAATCGGACTTGAAAAAGCTCACCGCCTACTCCACCGTCTCGCACCTGGGCTGGATTGTTGCCACCATCGGCGTTGGCACCCCCTTGGCCTTGGCCGCAGCACTGGTGCACACCCTGGCGCACGCGATGTTCAAGTCCAGCTTGTTCATGCTCATTGGCGTGGTAGACCACCAAACCGGCACCCGCGATGCCTCGCGCCTTGGTTCCTCTTGGCGCCTGCTGCCCTTTACCTTCGGCTCGGTGTGCATCGCCGCAGCCTCCATGGCTGCCGTGCCGCCGACCCTTGGGTTTATCTCCAAAGAAGGCATGCTCGCCGCCTTTGAAGAAGCCCCCATCGGCAACGGGCCTGCCGCCATCTTGCTCATCGCCGCAGGCATTGGTGCACTGTTTACCTTCACCTATTCCGCGCGCATCGTCTGCGATGGCTTTATCGACGGCGACCGCGACATGTCGGAAACCAAAGAAGCCCCCATCTCCCTGTGGCTTCCAGCCGCAATTCCCGGCGTGCTTTCCTTGCCCATCGTGTTCTTCGTATCGGCCCTGGACAAGCCCATTAGCTCGGCAGTGGCCGCGGTATCTGAAGATCCCCACACCCACCTAGCGCTTTGGCACGGCTTCAACGTGCCGCTGGCGATCTCGATTGCCGTCACGGTGCTCGGTGTGGTTGGCATTGTGATGCGCAAGCAGATCTGGGCCGCACTCGATGGCCGCAAGCTGGCATGGCGCAGTGGCAATGAGCTGCTCAACACCGCCGTGCGTGGCCTAGCAGGCTATGGCAAGGCCGTGGGCAAGATGGCAGATTCTTTAAGCCCCACCCGCCACCTGGCCGCCATGTTTGTGCTCATCATTGCCCTCGGCGGCACGGTCGCTATCCGCACCCTTGTCAGCGGCGGTATCGACGGCGCTGCAATCGCCCCGCGCGTAGAGGGCATGGATCGCTGGAGCGATCTGGTGGCCCTGGGCATCGTGGCGCTAGCGCTGGTACTGCTCGTGCGCACCTCCTCCAGGCTGACTGGCGTGGTGCTGCTCGGCGTCGCCGGCATGGGTGTGACCTTCCAAATGCTCACACTCGGCGCACCCGATGTGGCACTCACGCAGTTGCTGGTAGAAGCACTCACCGTGGTGATCATGATGCTGGTGGTTCGCCAGCAGCCAGAAACCTTCCACCCCACCAAGCCCAAGCGCCGCATCGGCGCCGGAGTAATGGCAGTGCTGGTTGGTCTGGTCACCTTCGGCGCGGCCTACGGCCTGCTTGGTAGGCGCGAACGCACCGAGCTTTCGCTGTGGTACTTAAATAACGGCCCAGAGATCACCGGTGGCGACAACATTGTCAACACCATCCTGGTGGAATTCCGTGCCTTCGATACCTTGGGCGAGCTCACTGTGTTGGGCATGGCTGCCGTGGTCATCGCCGCAGTAGTGACCTCCATGCCGCGCTACCCCTTCCAACGTGGCACCCACCCCACTCCCTTCGGGCGTGCACGCATCAATGCCATCCCCGCGCAGCAACTGCTTCGCTTCCTCATTCCTGCCCTCGCAGTAGTGAGCTTCCTGGTATTCATGCGCGGCCACAACAGCCCAGGCGGTGGCTTCATTGCCGCGCTGATCTTCGGTGGCGCGCTGATGATCTCCTACATTTCCTTCCCGCGCGACCAGCGCATCGTGGATGTGTACACCCCCGCCAAACTCACCGGCGTTGGTGTGTTGCTGGCGCTGCTTTCAGGCTTTATTGGCCTGATCAAGGGCTCGTTCCTCTATGCACTGCATGGACACTTCGCCGGGAATCACTGGACCACCTCGATGATCTTCGACGTGGGCGTGTACCTGGCGGTGATGGGCATGCTCAGCATGGCCATCAACGTGTTGGGCAGCTACCTGCGCCCAGGCATGAGCCGCAAGCAATTGACGTTTACAAAAGACAACTCGCCGCTGCAAGCCGCACCGGAAGTCAGTGCCCGCGAGGACGACGACCCGAACTTCCCAGACGGCAAGCCCTTTGAACATCAAACGGCCACCCGTCCAAAGCGCGGGGAACGCAGAAAGGCCCAAACCATCAAGCAAATCCAGAAGGAGCAAGCACAATGA
- a CDS encoding cation:proton antiporter subunit C, with amino-acid sequence MILALTIALLAAGGTYLVLQRGMLRLVIGMTLISHAVNLLILATGVPKWRGEAFPNITDLADAADPLPQAFVLTAIVIAMATTTYMLTLSGLGRSDDTLAEEVADEDSPLQTLGRSISSAEVAENLDHNAKRMQSRSEEAKH; translated from the coding sequence ATGATCCTGGCTTTGACCATTGCGCTGCTAGCCGCCGGTGGCACATACCTGGTGCTGCAGCGCGGCATGTTGCGACTGGTAATTGGCATGACGCTAATTAGCCACGCCGTAAACCTGCTCATCCTGGCAACCGGTGTGCCCAAGTGGCGCGGCGAGGCATTCCCCAACATCACCGATCTTGCCGATGCCGCCGATCCGCTACCCCAAGCATTCGTGCTCACGGCCATCGTGATCGCGATGGCTACCACCACGTATATGCTCACCCTCTCCGGGCTTGGCCGCTCCGATGACACCCTGGCCGAAGAAGTAGCCGATGAAGATTCGCCGCTACAGACCCTGGGCAGGTCCATCTCCAGCGCCGAGGTTGCAGAAAACCTCGACCACAACGCCAAGCGCATGCAATCGCGCTCTGAGGAGGCGAAGCACTAA
- a CDS encoding monovalent cation/H+ antiporter subunit D family protein, whose translation MDYVLPLFVGLPLVAVALTTLAPWRAFRDITALVTPVLTGLAAAWLFAYTAANGTQAHSIGLYIGGVAIPFAADQFSAVMMVTTSIVAFASNWFAIVVGETRARYYAPLSLMLLSGVMGALMTADLFNFFVFIEVMLMPSYGLLAMTGTWARLSAGRTFVLVNLATSTVLLAGVALLYGVSGTVNIAALSGAAAGNGPITVAMGVIIIALAVKAGIFPVHTWLPRSYPSTSASVMGLFSGLHTKVAVYMIFRIYVVIFDLEARWMWLIIVICSLSMLVGAYAGLAENSMRRVISYQMVNGMPFILVMLAFATGHEPAALAAGILYMLHHMITVGSLILATGAVEETYGTDLISKLHGLAHRDPWVAAVFAAGAFSVVGFPPFSGLWGKVALVVAAAQPGDIASWIVIAVIVVASFGAFLSMMRLWRETFWGQPLNKERYPDGLKVRWRRLAPSAVLIVISFGMFLGAGPMFELTNQAAEGLLDVPAYQQAVLGDEAVGLPLDVQANAASELGGK comes from the coding sequence ATGGATTATGTTCTTCCCCTCTTCGTGGGCCTGCCGCTGGTGGCAGTGGCGCTCACTACCTTGGCTCCCTGGCGGGCATTCCGCGATATCACCGCGCTTGTCACCCCAGTGCTCACCGGCCTGGCCGCGGCCTGGCTCTTTGCCTACACCGCCGCCAATGGCACCCAGGCGCACTCCATCGGCCTCTACATCGGTGGCGTGGCCATCCCCTTTGCCGCCGATCAATTCAGCGCCGTGATGATGGTGACCACCTCCATCGTGGCCTTTGCCTCTAACTGGTTTGCCATCGTGGTGGGCGAAACGCGCGCCCGCTACTACGCGCCCCTTTCACTCATGCTCCTCAGCGGTGTGATGGGCGCACTAATGACGGCCGACCTATTTAACTTCTTCGTGTTTATCGAGGTCATGCTCATGCCCTCCTATGGTCTGCTGGCCATGACGGGCACCTGGGCAAGGCTTTCAGCCGGGCGCACCTTCGTGCTGGTGAACCTGGCCACCTCCACCGTGCTGCTCGCCGGTGTGGCGCTGCTCTACGGTGTAAGCGGCACCGTAAACATTGCAGCCCTCTCCGGTGCTGCCGCGGGCAATGGCCCGATCACCGTGGCCATGGGCGTGATCATCATTGCCCTGGCCGTGAAGGCAGGCATTTTCCCCGTCCACACCTGGCTGCCGCGCTCCTACCCCTCCACTTCCGCCTCGGTGATGGGCCTGTTTTCTGGCCTGCACACCAAGGTGGCGGTGTACATGATCTTCCGTATCTACGTGGTGATCTTTGATCTCGAAGCCCGCTGGATGTGGCTGATTATTGTGATCTGCTCGCTTTCGATGCTGGTGGGCGCCTACGCCGGCTTGGCAGAAAACTCCATGCGCCGCGTGATCTCCTATCAGATGGTCAACGGCATGCCCTTCATCTTGGTCATGCTCGCCTTCGCCACCGGCCACGAGCCAGCAGCCCTAGCCGCCGGCATCCTCTACATGCTGCACCACATGATCACGGTGGGTTCGCTCATCTTGGCCACCGGTGCAGTGGAAGAAACCTATGGCACCGACCTGATTTCCAAGCTCCACGGTCTCGCACACCGCGACCCTTGGGTAGCAGCGGTCTTTGCCGCAGGCGCGTTCTCCGTGGTGGGCTTCCCCCCATTTTCTGGACTCTGGGGCAAAGTGGCCCTCGTTGTGGCCGCCGCCCAGCCTGGCGATATCGCCTCCTGGATCGTGATCGCCGTGATCGTTGTGGCAAGCTTCGGCGCCTTCCTTTCCATGATGCGCCTGTGGCGCGAAACCTTCTGGGGCCAGCCGCTGAATAAGGAGCGCTACCCCGATGGATTGAAGGTTCGTTGGCGCAGGCTCGCCCCGAGTGCCGTGCTCATCGTCATTTCCTTTGGCATGTTCCTTGGCGCAGGCCCGATGTTCGAGCTCACCAACCAGGCGGCCGAGGGGCTTCTCGACGTCCCCGCCTACCAACAAGCCGTCCTCGGAGACGAAGCAGTGGGCTTGCCCTTAGACGTCCAGGCCAATGCCGCAAGCGAGCTAGGAGGCAAATAA
- a CDS encoding monovalent cation/H+ antiporter subunit E, which produces MHAIKYVFWLVWQIVLAANTVLVDTLKGNKGIDPIVVHYPLRLSKDWQITAFAVSITMTPGTMSIGLREDHTLLVHAVYGSDPQAVLEDLAHMEATMAPSVRSIAHNLEAAKIEQPAPVPERKETP; this is translated from the coding sequence ATGCACGCCATTAAGTATGTGTTCTGGCTGGTCTGGCAGATCGTTTTAGCTGCTAACACCGTGCTAGTAGATACGCTCAAAGGCAACAAGGGCATCGACCCCATCGTCGTGCACTACCCCCTGCGCCTGAGCAAAGACTGGCAAATCACCGCCTTCGCCGTGTCCATCACCATGACACCCGGCACCATGAGCATTGGCTTGAGAGAAGACCACACCCTGCTGGTACACGCCGTGTACGGCTCCGACCCGCAAGCGGTGCTCGAAGATCTCGCCCACATGGAAGCCACCATGGCGCCAAGTGTTCGCTCCATTGCCCACAACCTCGAAGCGGCAAAGATCGAACAACCGGCACCCGTGCCCGAGCGAAAGGAAACACCCTAA
- a CDS encoding cation:proton antiporter, giving the protein MFLTVIYIAMGVLGICALAALALILRSKDAFSRAVVSDLVFYTLIGLYVLWSMTHDTQIAYDVLLLVAIIGGVLPTMSAARIISKGRR; this is encoded by the coding sequence ATGTTTCTCACCGTGATCTACATAGCGATGGGCGTATTAGGAATCTGCGCGCTCGCAGCACTCGCACTGATCCTGCGCAGCAAAGATGCCTTCAGCCGCGCCGTGGTAAGCGACCTCGTCTTCTACACGCTCATCGGCCTCTACGTGCTGTGGTCTATGACCCACGACACCCAGATCGCCTACGATGTGCTGCTGCTCGTAGCCATCATCGGCGGCGTGCTGCCCACCATGTCGGCCGCACGCATCATCTCGAAGGGACGCCGCTAA
- a CDS encoding Na+/H+ antiporter subunit G, with product MFDIVAAAIVIIACIVIALTTLAVWRAPDPLTRANVLSTNTSLALPLLIIAKLIHDIGAGTFLISDLIVAALAITGLLVVLAIGSFVMGRSLYEVAREDAERE from the coding sequence ATGTTCGATATTGTTGCCGCCGCCATCGTGATCATCGCCTGCATCGTCATCGCCTTGACCACCCTGGCCGTCTGGCGCGCCCCAGACCCACTCACCCGCGCCAACGTACTTAGCACCAACACCAGCCTCGCGCTGCCACTGTTGATCATTGCCAAACTCATCCACGACATCGGCGCAGGCACCTTCCTGATCAGCGACCTCATCGTCGCAGCCCTCGCCATCACCGGCCTGCTGGTAGTCCTCGCCATCGGCTCCTTCGTCATGGGTCGATCGCTTTACGAGGTCGCCCGAGAAGACGCCGAACGCGAATAA
- a CDS encoding AMP-binding protein, whose translation MNLARALLHPSDAPALRSEATTLSHAQLKEAVSVCAATLAASQRMLIQVPFERSIDAIIGYLAVLEAGHVALVAGDQAAKPYKPNARMDGQTMVTLHRDPIELHPDLAVLLSTSGSTGSSKLVRLSAENLHSNADAIIYGLGLEASDVGATLLPLHYSFGLSVLHTHLLAGGCLAVGEWSMTDPDLHQKLSKFQVSNIGVVPHMLELAQTTPTFDPAPASLRLVYQAGGKLDAHLAKQWSKRLGAQGIAFSMMYGQTEASARMTITRPSTSLEHPDAVGEVIRGSQMRVDHGELVFSGPGVMMGYAMHQDDLALGRMINELRTGDLGSVEEGIVRIHGRSSDFLKIAGLRIALPEIQSQLSKQHIHAIVTGDDTAVRVLATQSTAPNTTELIAATGLDGSHVRVATTKTLPLLPNGKPDKRRAKQMVDEQWAGSGTLPKLAHLLGIYLEEVDVSKSFVHNGGTSLNHVAAAALLGRHHHLPPNWQHVPLEQILATRSSSMVRADTPMVLRAVAALTIVLNHANLARVLGGAHTLLLVAGYQLAAFAFALPSARDRVRRVALTCAAVAIPTSVISLVGVLITGTYGWSNVLLIEWLWESQGSTWLFWFIETYLLGMVVLTALSCVPGVWRVYARDGFAGALLLFGLLLLPRYAVEIFDPSHLRHGPLGAMWLLAAGVLVRNAQQQAQKIVAWMLTAVASWGMFATLWQWAYVLIGAALLLWVPQIPLPRWALRPVGLLAAASLYCYILQFDILARIANPWVGVVASLAAGIACWALVQLLVVRRLWPWLTRRLRGADRLHVDDVAGQGLGVGAVVGDKHAGHAGAFK comes from the coding sequence ATGAATCTCGCCCGTGCGCTCCTTCACCCCTCAGATGCACCCGCGCTGCGAAGCGAAGCCACCACGCTAAGCCATGCTCAGCTCAAAGAGGCAGTGTCTGTCTGCGCCGCCACCCTCGCGGCCTCGCAACGAATGCTGATCCAGGTGCCTTTTGAGCGCAGCATTGACGCAATCATCGGCTACCTTGCTGTGCTTGAAGCAGGCCATGTGGCCTTGGTGGCTGGCGATCAGGCAGCAAAGCCCTATAAGCCCAATGCGCGCATGGATGGCCAAACCATGGTCACTTTGCACCGTGACCCCATCGAGCTGCACCCCGATCTTGCCGTGCTGCTGAGCACCTCCGGCTCCACGGGATCAAGCAAATTGGTGCGCCTTTCGGCCGAGAATCTGCACTCTAATGCCGATGCCATCATCTATGGCTTGGGCCTTGAGGCCTCCGATGTGGGCGCTACGTTATTGCCGCTGCACTATTCCTTTGGTCTTTCGGTGCTGCATACGCACCTGCTTGCTGGCGGCTGCCTTGCTGTGGGCGAATGGAGCATGACTGACCCAGACTTGCACCAGAAGTTGAGCAAGTTCCAAGTGAGCAATATTGGCGTGGTGCCCCACATGCTCGAGCTGGCCCAAACCACACCTACTTTTGATCCGGCCCCTGCTTCGCTGCGCCTGGTGTATCAGGCCGGCGGCAAACTGGATGCCCATTTGGCCAAGCAGTGGTCCAAGCGCTTGGGCGCACAGGGCATTGCGTTTTCCATGATGTACGGGCAAACAGAGGCGAGTGCGCGGATGACGATTACGCGGCCGTCGACAAGCTTGGAGCACCCAGATGCCGTGGGTGAAGTAATCCGCGGCTCTCAGATGCGCGTGGATCACGGCGAGCTGGTCTTTAGCGGGCCTGGGGTAATGATGGGCTATGCCATGCACCAAGACGACCTCGCTTTGGGGCGCATGATCAATGAACTGCGCACCGGCGATCTCGGCAGCGTGGAAGAAGGCATCGTGCGCATCCACGGGCGCAGCAGCGACTTTCTTAAAATCGCCGGGCTGCGCATCGCACTGCCAGAAATCCAATCGCAATTAAGCAAACAACACATCCACGCCATCGTCACCGGCGACGACACAGCCGTGCGCGTGCTCGCCACCCAAAGCACCGCACCCAACACCACCGAACTCATCGCCGCCACCGGCCTCGATGGATCCCATGTGCGAGTCGCCACCACCAAAACACTGCCACTTTTGCCCAATGGCAAACCCGATAAAAGGCGGGCGAAGCAGATGGTGGATGAGCAGTGGGCTGGCTCTGGAACATTGCCAAAACTCGCCCATCTTCTAGGTATATATCTAGAAGAGGTGGATGTGTCGAAGTCCTTCGTGCACAACGGCGGCACCAGCCTCAACCACGTCGCCGCCGCCGCCCTGCTTGGCCGCCATCATCATTTGCCGCCGAATTGGCAGCATGTGCCTTTGGAGCAGATTTTGGCTACGCGGAGTTCGTCGATGGTGCGTGCTGATACGCCGATGGTGTTGCGTGCTGTGGCGGCGTTGACGATTGTGTTGAATCATGCGAATTTGGCGCGTGTGTTGGGTGGGGCGCATACCTTGTTGTTGGTGGCGGGGTATCAGTTGGCTGCGTTTGCGTTTGCGTTGCCTTCGGCGCGTGATCGTGTGCGTCGGGTGGCGCTGACGTGTGCTGCGGTGGCGATTCCTACTTCTGTGATTTCTTTGGTGGGTGTGCTGATTACGGGCACTTATGGCTGGTCCAATGTGTTGTTGATTGAGTGGTTGTGGGAGAGCCAGGGCTCTACGTGGCTGTTTTGGTTTATTGAGACCTACCTGCTTGGCATGGTGGTGCTTACGGCTTTGTCTTGTGTGCCGGGTGTGTGGCGTGTGTATGCCCGCGATGGTTTTGCTGGTGCGTTGCTGTTGTTTGGTTTGTTGCTGCTGCCTCGTTATGCGGTGGAGATTTTCGATCCTTCGCATTTGCGCCATGGGCCTTTGGGGGCGATGTGGCTGTTGGCTGCGGGTGTGTTGGTGCGTAATGCGCAGCAGCAGGCGCAGAAGATTGTGGCGTGGATGCTGACTGCTGTGGCGTCGTGGGGGATGTTTGCAACGTTGTGGCAGTGGGCGTATGTGCTCATTGGTGCGGCACTGTTGTTGTGGGTGCCGCAGATTCCTTTGCCGCGTTGGGCATTAAGGCCGGTGGGCTTGTTGGCTGCTGCGTCGCTGTATTGCTATATCTTGCAGTTCGATATTCTTGCCCGCATTGCTAATCCTTGGGTGGGCGTGGTGGCGTCCTTGGCTGCCGGTATTGCTTGCTGGGCGTTGGTGCAGTTGTTGGTGGTTCGTCGTTTGTGGCCGTGGTTAACGCGTCGTTTGCGCGGTGCTGATCGGCTCCATGTGGACGATGTCGCTGGCCAGGGCTTGGGCGTCGGCGCTGTCGTGGGTGACAAGCACGCTGGTCACGCCGGCGCGTTCAAGTAG
- a CDS encoding ABC transporter ATP-binding protein codes for MSSIQLVDVTFRYPHAKDDQLAHFNLRVAPGSCTALLGPSGCAKTTVLRLIAGLERPASGEVRIGDACVASSTSFQAPEARGIGLVFQDYALFPHMTVQRNVEYGLRGMSREQRKQRVAETLDMVGLSELHSRYPHQLSGGQQQRVALARALAPRPKVLLLDEPFSNLDANLREQVRHEVRELLERAGVTSVLVTHDSADAQALASDIVHMEPISTAQTTR; via the coding sequence ATGTCTAGCATCCAGCTTGTCGACGTCACGTTCCGCTACCCCCACGCCAAAGACGACCAACTGGCGCACTTCAACTTGAGAGTAGCCCCCGGAAGCTGCACCGCACTGCTTGGGCCATCCGGTTGCGCAAAAACCACGGTGCTCAGGCTCATCGCAGGCCTCGAACGCCCAGCCTCTGGCGAGGTGCGCATTGGGGATGCGTGCGTGGCTTCGTCGACAAGCTTCCAAGCCCCAGAAGCCCGCGGGATTGGCCTGGTGTTTCAAGATTATGCGCTCTTTCCGCACATGACGGTGCAGCGCAACGTGGAATATGGACTGCGCGGCATGAGCCGTGAGCAGCGCAAACAGCGCGTAGCCGAAACGCTCGACATGGTGGGCTTAAGCGAACTTCACTCGCGCTACCCACACCAACTTTCCGGCGGCCAACAACAACGCGTAGCACTTGCCCGCGCCCTTGCCCCCAGGCCCAAAGTGCTCCTGCTTGACGAACCCTTCTCCAACCTCGACGCCAACCTGCGCGAACAAGTACGCCACGAAGTCCGAGAACTACTTGAACGCGCCGGCGTGACCAGCGTGCTTGTCACCCACGACAGCGCCGACGCCCAAGCCCTGGCCAGCGACATCGTCCACATGGAGCCGATCAGCACCGCGCAAACGACGCGTTAA
- a CDS encoding ABC transporter permease encodes MITSRRVWTTITAIVVLLMLTPLLGILAGLFAPASDAWHHIVDNLLAGYIWGTFKLVFAVVILSVIVASALAWWVTAYEFPGRRLLSLGLVLPLAIPPYIGGYTYVAMTGYTGWIQVGLRNLGVELKPGSFDLLTPFGAVLMFTLFLYPYIFLVLRAFLSREVGHLLEAARVSGASPMRAYFTVILPLTRNAVVAGATLVAFEVLSDYGLASYFGLEVFTTAIFKSWLGLGDMTAALKLAAILLLVVTLLSAGEKALRGPRSASVGVRARPMQRMQLRGLARVLVPLAAWSVLAFALLIPMIQMIYWAIVSMPNIRFDGLLATLGTSVSVALAGALATTICALIVAQTQRLWPSAVTKTFARITVMGYSVPSTVIALAILSVGVWLDTRIGTALTATPAIIVVAYLIRYLAVSMQSVESGFERVGIRAHESARLLGAGPLRATATVDVPMIRSALIGAFLLAFIDMMKELPIVLILRPFNFATLSTRVFEYANDEMIPESSLSSLLIIGIAMIPIALIVARQSQENPHV; translated from the coding sequence TTGATCACTTCTCGTCGCGTCTGGACCACGATCACTGCGATCGTGGTCTTACTCATGCTTACCCCACTGCTCGGCATCCTCGCCGGGCTTTTTGCCCCAGCCAGCGATGCCTGGCACCACATCGTAGATAACCTGCTCGCAGGCTATATTTGGGGCACCTTCAAGCTGGTATTCGCCGTGGTGATCTTGAGCGTGATCGTGGCCTCCGCCTTAGCGTGGTGGGTCACAGCCTATGAGTTCCCAGGCAGGCGCCTGCTCTCTTTGGGCCTAGTACTACCGCTTGCCATCCCGCCCTATATCGGCGGCTATACCTACGTGGCCATGACCGGCTACACCGGCTGGATCCAGGTGGGCCTGCGCAATCTTGGGGTGGAGCTTAAACCAGGCAGCTTTGATCTGCTCACGCCTTTTGGCGCGGTGCTGATGTTCACGCTGTTTTTATACCCCTACATCTTCTTAGTGCTTCGCGCCTTTTTATCCCGCGAAGTAGGCCACCTGCTTGAGGCCGCCCGCGTGTCTGGGGCAAGCCCGATGCGCGCCTACTTCACGGTGATCCTGCCGCTTACCCGCAACGCCGTGGTAGCTGGTGCCACGCTGGTGGCCTTCGAGGTGCTCTCCGATTATGGCCTGGCCTCCTACTTTGGCCTAGAAGTATTTACCACCGCCATCTTCAAAAGTTGGCTCGGCCTTGGAGATATGACGGCGGCCTTAAAGCTCGCCGCCATCTTGCTGCTGGTGGTCACCCTGCTTTCTGCTGGAGAAAAAGCACTGCGCGGCCCGCGCTCGGCCTCGGTGGGGGTTCGCGCACGGCCGATGCAGCGCATGCAATTACGCGGCCTAGCGCGCGTATTGGTCCCCCTTGCAGCGTGGTCGGTTTTGGCCTTTGCGCTGCTGATCCCCATGATCCAGATGATCTACTGGGCCATTGTGTCTATGCCCAATATCCGCTTCGATGGCCTGCTTGCCACCCTCGGCACATCCGTGTCCGTGGCGCTGGCCGGTGCGCTTGCCACCACCATCTGCGCTTTGATCGTGGCCCAAACCCAAAGGCTGTGGCCAAGTGCTGTGACCAAAACCTTCGCGCGCATCACCGTGATGGGCTACTCGGTGCCTTCCACGGTGATTGCCCTGGCCATCTTGTCGGTGGGAGTGTGGCTCGATACCCGCATCGGCACTGCGCTGACCGCCACGCCCGCGATCATCGTGGTGGCCTACCTCATTCGCTACCTGGCGGTGAGTATGCAATCGGTGGAGTCTGGTTTTGAGCGCGTGGGCATCCGCGCTCACGAATCCGCACGCCTTCTAGGTGCGGGGCCACTGAGGGCCACGGCCACCGTGGACGTGCCGATGATCCGCTCGGCGCTAATCGGCGCCTTCCTCCTGGCGTTTATCGACATGATGAAGGAACTTCCCATCGTGTTGATCCTGCGCCCCTTCAACTTCGCCACCTTATCCACGCGCGTATTCGAATACGCCAACGATGAGATGATCCCTGAGTCTTCGCTTTCAAGCCTGCTCATTATCGGTATTGCCATGATCCCCATCGCCTTGATCGTGGCACGCCAATCCCAGGAGAACCCACATGTCTAG